The Streptomyces sp. DH-12 genome has a window encoding:
- a CDS encoding PAS domain-containing protein has translation MSASRRSGATDELGPEGPGPEREGPAGSDLLAALLDGMDAALCAFDADGVVTHWNREAERILGWTAEQAVGRAGLAGWAVRSADAEEVEARLMSAMDAPGRQVNEFALLTKDGRRVLVRTQSAAVRGPDGRPAGVYCAFSEVHAQIDLERSIALSEALLEDASWGVVLVDADLRPAVVNAHAARALGAGRTSVLGRPLGELLAQGVEELESALTHVLAEGAPPAPAELWVTVRTPEGERRRCWRNGFVRLSSPLAEEPVPLGVGWLFQDVTESRQGEQEASLLRFRAQQLHRAARAAAECEDPAEAATVHLDFALAGFADHALIDRVAEGGADAGRVRLVRIAETPSGGSGPSRLDGRAGLPALYAGGHPALQCVERAGSVRAGAGSLEGDAAREWALARQWPKDTVHALCTALRSRGRTLGAVTFLRTSNRTAFERADAVYAEDVAAHIATALDLASLLPGER, from the coding sequence GTGAGTGCATCCCGGCGTAGTGGGGCCACCGACGAGCTCGGGCCGGAGGGGCCCGGACCCGAGCGGGAGGGGCCGGCCGGCTCCGACCTGCTCGCGGCGCTGCTCGACGGCATGGACGCCGCGCTGTGCGCCTTCGACGCGGACGGCGTGGTGACCCACTGGAACCGCGAGGCCGAGCGCATCCTCGGCTGGACCGCCGAGCAGGCGGTGGGCCGGGCCGGGCTCGCCGGATGGGCCGTGCGCAGCGCGGACGCCGAGGAGGTCGAGGCCCGGCTGATGTCGGCCATGGACGCGCCCGGCCGGCAGGTGAACGAGTTCGCGCTGCTGACCAAGGACGGCCGCCGCGTGCTGGTGCGCACCCAGTCCGCCGCCGTACGCGGCCCCGACGGCAGGCCCGCCGGGGTCTACTGCGCGTTCAGCGAGGTGCACGCGCAGATCGACCTGGAGCGGTCCATCGCGCTGAGCGAGGCGCTGCTGGAGGACGCGAGCTGGGGCGTCGTCCTCGTCGACGCCGACCTGCGTCCCGCCGTGGTCAACGCGCATGCCGCGCGGGCGCTCGGCGCGGGGCGCACGTCGGTGCTGGGGCGGCCGCTGGGGGAGCTGCTGGCCCAGGGCGTGGAGGAGCTGGAGAGCGCGCTCACCCACGTGCTCGCCGAGGGAGCGCCGCCCGCGCCGGCCGAGCTGTGGGTGACCGTGCGGACGCCGGAGGGCGAGCGCCGGAGGTGCTGGCGGAACGGGTTCGTGCGGCTGTCGTCGCCGCTCGCGGAGGAGCCGGTGCCGCTGGGAGTGGGCTGGCTGTTCCAGGACGTGACCGAATCGCGGCAGGGCGAGCAGGAGGCGTCGCTGCTGCGCTTCCGCGCCCAGCAGCTGCACCGGGCGGCCCGCGCGGCGGCGGAGTGCGAGGACCCGGCCGAGGCGGCGACCGTCCACCTGGACTTCGCGCTCGCCGGCTTCGCCGACCACGCCCTGATCGACCGGGTCGCCGAGGGCGGGGCCGACGCCGGCCGGGTGCGGCTGGTGCGGATCGCCGAGACCCCCTCCGGCGGTTCGGGCCCCAGTCGCCTGGACGGCAGGGCGGGGCTCCCGGCGCTCTACGCCGGCGGGCACCCGGCGCTGCAGTGCGTGGAGCGCGCCGGGTCGGTGCGGGCCGGCGCGGGCTCGCTCGAGGGGGACGCGGCACGGGAGTGGGCGCTGGCCCGCCAGTGGCCGAAGGACACGGTCCACGCCCTGTGCACGGCCCTCCGCAGCCGCGGTCGCACCCTCGGTGCCGTGACGTTTCTGCGCACGTCGAACCGCACGGCCTTCGAACGCGCCGACGCGGTGTACGCGGAGGACGTCGCGGCGCACATCGCCACGGCGCTGGACCTGGCGTCGCTGCTGCCCGGGGAGCGGTGA
- a CDS encoding enoyl-CoA hydratase family protein, translating to MTLIGRRRTRGVETLSLDAPERRNALSAALVGDLAAALTDAGKDTGVRAVVLTHTGTTFSAGADLKDPPAPSALAGLLRQIVELPKPVVARVTGHVRAGGLGLLAACDIAVASRASTFAFTEVRIGVAPAVISLPLLPRTDPRALARYYLTGERFDADEAARIGLLTAAGDDADETLAPVLDGLRRSAPEALAETKRLLTARVLETFDRDADTLTALSARLFASAPAREGMTAFLERRDPEWVV from the coding sequence GTGACCCTGATCGGCCGCCGTCGCACCCGGGGCGTCGAGACCCTGTCCCTCGACGCCCCGGAGCGCCGCAACGCCCTGTCCGCCGCCCTCGTCGGCGACCTCGCCGCCGCGCTCACCGACGCCGGGAAGGACACCGGCGTCCGCGCGGTGGTCCTCACCCACACCGGCACCACGTTCAGCGCGGGTGCCGACCTGAAGGACCCGCCCGCGCCCTCCGCGCTGGCCGGGCTGCTCCGGCAGATCGTCGAACTGCCCAAACCCGTCGTCGCCCGCGTCACCGGGCACGTCCGCGCGGGCGGCCTGGGGCTGCTCGCCGCCTGCGACATCGCCGTCGCCTCCCGCGCGTCGACGTTCGCCTTCACCGAGGTGCGCATCGGGGTCGCCCCGGCGGTGATCTCCCTGCCGCTGCTGCCCCGCACCGACCCGCGGGCCCTGGCCCGCTACTACCTCACGGGGGAACGCTTCGACGCGGACGAGGCCGCCCGCATCGGCCTGCTCACCGCGGCCGGCGACGACGCCGACGAGACCCTCGCCCCGGTCCTCGACGGGCTGCGCCGGTCCGCCCCCGAGGCCCTCGCCGAGACGAAACGGCTGCTCACGGCTAGGGTGCTGGAGACCTTCGACCGGGACGCGGACACCCTGACCGCGCTCTCGGCCCGCCTCTTCGCCTCCGCGCCCGCACGCGAGGGCATGACGGCGTTCCTCGAACGACGGGATCCGGAATGGGTGGTGTGA
- the pdxH gene encoding pyridoxamine 5'-phosphate oxidase, translating into MTDRDAVPLDLASMRKQYRTEGLSETDLAATPVEQFARWFAQAAREGGLFEPNAMIVSTADAAGRPSSRTVLLKHFDTSGFVFYTNYDSRKGRDLAGNPHVSLLFPWHPVARQVIVTGTARRTGRAETAAYFRTRPHGSQLGAWASGQSTVIASREELDAAYAELAARYPEPERVPVPPHWGGFRVTPETVEFWQGRENRLHDRLRYVAVPGGGWRVERLAP; encoded by the coding sequence GTGACCGACCGAGACGCCGTCCCCCTCGATCTCGCCTCGATGCGCAAGCAGTACCGGACCGAGGGGCTCTCCGAGACCGACCTCGCCGCCACCCCCGTCGAGCAGTTCGCGCGCTGGTTCGCGCAGGCCGCGCGGGAGGGCGGGCTGTTCGAGCCGAACGCCATGATCGTGTCGACCGCGGACGCGGCGGGCCGGCCCAGCTCGCGCACGGTGCTGCTGAAGCACTTCGACACGAGCGGGTTCGTCTTCTACACCAACTACGACTCCCGCAAGGGCCGCGACCTGGCCGGGAACCCGCACGTCTCGCTGCTGTTCCCCTGGCACCCGGTCGCCCGGCAGGTCATCGTCACCGGCACGGCGCGGCGCACCGGCCGCGCCGAGACGGCCGCGTACTTCCGCACCCGGCCGCACGGCTCCCAGCTGGGCGCGTGGGCCAGCGGGCAGTCGACGGTGATCGCCTCCCGCGAGGAGCTCGACGCGGCCTACGCCGAGCTGGCGGCGCGCTACCCGGAGCCCGAGCGGGTGCCGGTGCCGCCGCACTGGGGCGGGTTCCGGGTGACCCCGGAGACGGTGGAGTTCTGGCAGGGCCGCGAGAACCGCCTCCACGACCGCCTGCGGTACGTCGCCGTGCCCGGCGGGGGCTGGCGGGTGGAGCGGCTCGCGCCGTGA
- a CDS encoding carboxyl transferase domain-containing protein encodes MTVLASALNPSAPDHREHREAMLAKLAELDAEHAKALAGGGEKYVERHRKRGKLLARERIELLLDPDTPFLELSPLAAWGSDHAVGASLVTGIGIVEGVECLITANDPTVRGGASNPWSLKKALRAHEIAFANRLPVISLVESGGADLPSQKEIFIPGGAIFRDLTRLSAAGIPTVAVVFGNSTAGGAYVPGMSDHTIMVKERAKVFLGGPPLVRMATGEESDDESLGGADMHARVSGLADHFAVDEPDALRQARRVVARLNHRKAYPDPCPAEPPVYDPEELLGIVPGDLKIPFDPREVIARIVDASDFDEFKPLYGASLVTGWASLHGYPVGILANARGVLFSEESQKAAQFIQLANQRDIPLLFLHNTTGYMVGKEYEQGGIIKHGAMMINAVSNSRVPHLSVLMGASYGAGHYGMCGRAYDPRFLFAWPSAKSAVMGPQQLAGVLSIVARQSAAAKGRPYDDEADAALRAMVEQQIESESLPMFLSGRLYDDGVIDPRDTRTVLGLCLSAVHTAPYEGARGGFGVFRM; translated from the coding sequence GTGACGGTCCTCGCGTCCGCCCTGAACCCGTCCGCCCCTGACCACCGGGAACACCGCGAGGCCATGCTCGCCAAGCTGGCCGAGCTCGACGCCGAGCACGCCAAGGCCCTCGCGGGCGGCGGCGAGAAGTACGTCGAGCGGCACCGGAAGCGCGGCAAGCTGCTCGCCCGCGAACGCATCGAGCTGCTGCTCGACCCCGACACCCCGTTCCTGGAGCTGTCCCCGCTGGCCGCCTGGGGCAGCGACCACGCCGTCGGTGCCTCCCTGGTCACCGGCATCGGGATCGTCGAGGGCGTGGAGTGCCTGATCACCGCCAACGACCCGACGGTGCGCGGCGGGGCCAGCAACCCCTGGTCGCTGAAGAAGGCGCTGCGCGCCCACGAGATCGCCTTCGCCAACCGGCTGCCCGTGATCAGCCTGGTGGAGTCCGGCGGCGCCGACCTTCCCTCGCAGAAGGAGATCTTCATCCCCGGCGGCGCGATCTTCCGGGACCTGACCCGGCTGTCCGCCGCCGGCATCCCCACCGTCGCCGTCGTCTTCGGCAACTCCACCGCCGGGGGCGCGTACGTGCCCGGCATGTCCGACCACACGATCATGGTCAAGGAGCGGGCGAAGGTGTTCCTCGGCGGCCCGCCGCTGGTGAGGATGGCGACCGGCGAGGAGAGCGACGACGAGTCCCTGGGCGGCGCGGACATGCACGCCCGCGTCTCCGGTCTCGCCGACCACTTCGCCGTGGACGAGCCGGACGCGCTGCGCCAGGCCCGCCGGGTCGTCGCCCGCCTCAACCACCGCAAGGCGTACCCCGATCCGTGTCCCGCGGAGCCGCCCGTGTACGACCCGGAGGAGCTGCTGGGCATCGTCCCCGGCGACCTGAAGATCCCCTTCGACCCGCGCGAGGTGATCGCGAGGATCGTCGACGCCTCCGACTTCGACGAGTTCAAGCCCCTGTACGGCGCCAGCCTGGTCACCGGCTGGGCGTCCCTGCACGGCTATCCGGTCGGCATCCTCGCCAACGCGCGGGGGGTCCTCTTCAGCGAGGAGTCGCAGAAGGCGGCCCAGTTCATCCAGCTGGCGAACCAGCGCGACATCCCGCTGCTGTTCCTGCACAACACCACCGGCTACATGGTCGGCAAGGAGTACGAGCAGGGCGGCATCATCAAGCACGGCGCGATGATGATCAACGCGGTCTCCAACTCCCGCGTCCCGCACCTGTCCGTCCTCATGGGCGCCTCCTACGGCGCCGGCCACTACGGCATGTGCGGGCGGGCGTACGACCCGCGCTTCCTGTTCGCCTGGCCCAGCGCCAAGTCCGCCGTCATGGGCCCGCAGCAGCTCGCCGGCGTGCTGTCGATCGTCGCCCGCCAGTCGGCCGCCGCGAAGGGCCGGCCGTACGACGACGAGGCGGACGCGGCGCTGCGCGCCATGGTGGAGCAGCAGATCGAGTCCGAGTCCCTGCCGATGTTCCTGTCCGGGCGGCTGTACGACGACGGCGTCATCGACCCGCGCGACACCCGCACCGTCCTCGGCCTGTGCCTGTCCGCCGTCCACACCGCGCCCTACGAGGGCGCGCGCGGCGGCTTCGGCGTCTTCCGGATGTGA
- a CDS encoding acyl-CoA dehydrogenase family protein, with protein MPVIESEEHKALRAAVSALGHKYGRAYFTRTVEEGRPATELWAEAAELGFLGVNLPEEHGGGGGGISELSIVLEELGAAGCPLLLMVVSPAICGTVIARFGSEEQKRDWLPALADGTRIMAFGITEPDAGSNSHRITTTARRDPATGDWLLTGRKVFVSGVDIADATLVVGRTEDARTGRLKPCLFIVERDTPGFRRHKIDMELSAAEKQFELVLDDVRLPADALVGGGGGEDAGLLQLFAGLNPERIMTAAFAIGMGRFALSRAVEYARDRTVWKAPIGSHQAVAHPLAQAHIDLELARLMMQKAAHLYDAGDDIGAGEAANMAKYAAAEACVKAVDQAVHTLGGNGLTREFGLASLITAARVSRIAPVSREMILNYVSHQTLGLPKSY; from the coding sequence ATGCCGGTGATCGAGTCAGAAGAACACAAGGCCCTCCGCGCGGCGGTGTCCGCTCTGGGCCACAAATACGGCCGCGCATACTTCACCCGCACCGTAGAGGAAGGCAGGCCCGCCACCGAACTCTGGGCGGAGGCCGCCGAACTCGGCTTCCTCGGCGTCAACCTCCCGGAGGAGCACGGCGGCGGAGGCGGCGGCATCTCCGAACTCTCCATCGTCCTGGAGGAACTCGGCGCCGCGGGCTGCCCGTTGTTGCTGATGGTGGTCTCCCCGGCCATCTGCGGCACGGTGATCGCCCGCTTCGGCTCCGAGGAGCAGAAGCGGGACTGGCTGCCCGCCCTCGCCGACGGCACCCGCATCATGGCCTTCGGCATCACCGAGCCCGACGCCGGCTCCAACTCCCACCGCATCACCACCACCGCCCGGCGTGACCCCGCCACCGGCGACTGGCTGCTCACCGGCCGCAAGGTATTCGTCTCCGGTGTGGACATCGCCGACGCCACGCTCGTCGTCGGCCGCACCGAGGACGCCCGCACCGGGCGCCTCAAGCCCTGCCTGTTCATCGTGGAGCGCGACACCCCGGGTTTCCGGCGCCACAAGATCGACATGGAACTCAGCGCCGCGGAGAAGCAGTTCGAGCTGGTCCTCGACGACGTACGGCTGCCCGCCGACGCGCTCGTGGGCGGAGGCGGGGGAGAGGACGCCGGTCTGCTCCAGCTGTTCGCCGGGCTGAACCCCGAGCGCATCATGACGGCCGCGTTCGCGATCGGCATGGGCCGCTTCGCCCTGTCCCGCGCCGTCGAGTACGCCCGCGACCGCACCGTCTGGAAGGCGCCCATCGGCTCCCACCAGGCCGTCGCGCACCCCCTCGCGCAGGCGCACATCGACCTCGAACTGGCCCGGCTGATGATGCAGAAGGCCGCCCACCTCTACGACGCCGGTGACGACATCGGCGCGGGGGAGGCCGCCAACATGGCCAAGTACGCGGCGGCCGAGGCCTGTGTGAAGGCCGTCGACCAGGCCGTGCACACCCTCGGCGGCAACGGCCTCACCCGTGAGTTCGGGCTCGCCTCGCTGATCACGGCCGCGCGCGTGTCCCGTATCGCGCCGGTCAGCCGGGAGATGATTCTCAACTACGTCTCCCACCAGACCCTCGGCCTGCCCAAGTCGTACTAG
- a CDS encoding biotin carboxylase N-terminal domain-containing protein, which produces MIASVLVANRGEIACRIARTCRDLGIATVAVHSDADGNALHTRVADTAVRLPGSAPADTYLRGDLIVKAALAAGADAVHPGYGFLSENAGFARAVQDAGLVWIGPPPEAIEAMASKTRAKRLMGVAPLTDVTEADLPVLVKAAAGGGGRGMRVVRDLADLDAELAAARAEAASAFGDGEVFVEPYLENGRHVEVQVLADTHGTVWALGTRDCSLQRRHQKVIEEAPAPGLSGRLTEELHTLAVRAARAVGYAGAGTVEFLVAGDRAHFLEMNTRLQVEHPVTEEVFGVDLVAEQIRVAEGHALDLEPPPARGHAVEARLYAEDPAHDWAPQTGRLHRLAVPGAVRLDTGYADGDDIGVHYDPMLAKAVAHAPTRAEAVRKLAAALERAVIHGPVTNRDLLVRSLRHEEFAQGRMDTGFYDRHLAALTTSAPDPYAPLAAALADAHGRSRFGGWRNVPSQPQVKRYARNGEEHEVRYRHTRTGLAADGVTVVHADASLVILEADGVRRRYEVGRHGDRVYVGATALTALPRFPDPEADHAPGSLLAPMPGTVVRIAEGVTEGASVEAGRPLLWLEAMKMQHEITAPATGTLTTLHATPGQQVELGALLAVVEETP; this is translated from the coding sequence GTGATTGCTTCCGTGCTCGTCGCGAACCGCGGCGAGATCGCCTGCCGCATCGCCCGCACCTGCCGCGACCTCGGCATCGCGACTGTCGCCGTGCACTCCGACGCCGACGGGAACGCCCTGCACACGCGCGTCGCCGACACCGCCGTACGGCTCCCGGGCTCGGCGCCCGCCGACACGTACCTGCGCGGCGACCTGATCGTGAAGGCCGCCCTCGCGGCCGGCGCGGACGCCGTGCACCCCGGCTACGGATTCCTCTCCGAGAACGCCGGCTTCGCGCGCGCCGTCCAGGACGCCGGACTGGTGTGGATCGGCCCGCCGCCGGAGGCGATCGAGGCGATGGCGTCCAAGACGCGCGCCAAGCGGCTCATGGGCGTCGCGCCGCTCACCGACGTCACCGAGGCCGACCTGCCGGTGCTGGTGAAGGCCGCGGCGGGCGGCGGCGGACGCGGCATGCGCGTGGTGCGCGACCTCGCCGACCTGGACGCCGAACTCGCCGCCGCCCGCGCGGAGGCCGCGAGCGCCTTCGGCGACGGGGAGGTGTTCGTCGAGCCGTACCTGGAGAACGGCCGCCACGTCGAGGTGCAGGTCCTCGCCGACACCCACGGCACGGTGTGGGCGCTCGGCACCCGCGACTGCTCCCTCCAGCGCCGGCACCAGAAGGTGATCGAGGAGGCCCCGGCGCCCGGCCTCTCCGGCCGGCTCACGGAGGAACTCCACACCCTCGCCGTCCGTGCCGCCCGCGCGGTCGGCTACGCCGGCGCCGGCACCGTGGAGTTCCTGGTCGCCGGCGACCGGGCGCACTTCCTGGAGATGAACACCCGGCTCCAGGTCGAACACCCGGTGACGGAGGAGGTGTTCGGCGTCGACCTGGTCGCCGAGCAGATCCGGGTCGCCGAGGGCCACGCCCTGGACCTCGAGCCGCCGCCCGCACGCGGCCACGCCGTCGAGGCCCGCCTCTACGCCGAGGACCCCGCCCACGACTGGGCCCCGCAGACCGGCCGCCTGCACCGCCTGGCCGTCCCCGGCGCCGTCCGCCTCGACACGGGCTACGCCGACGGCGACGACATCGGCGTCCACTACGACCCGATGCTCGCCAAGGCCGTCGCCCACGCCCCCACCCGCGCCGAGGCGGTCCGCAAGCTCGCCGCGGCCCTGGAACGCGCGGTGATCCACGGCCCCGTCACCAACCGCGACCTCCTCGTCCGCTCCCTGCGCCACGAGGAGTTCGCACAGGGCCGCATGGACACCGGCTTCTACGACCGCCACCTGGCCGCCCTCACCACGTCCGCCCCCGACCCGTACGCCCCGCTCGCCGCCGCCCTCGCCGACGCGCACGGCCGTTCCCGCTTCGGCGGCTGGCGCAACGTGCCCTCGCAGCCGCAGGTCAAGCGGTACGCGAGGAACGGCGAGGAGCACGAGGTGCGCTACCGCCACACCCGCACCGGCCTCGCGGCCGACGGCGTGACGGTCGTGCACGCGGACGCGTCCCTGGTGATCCTGGAGGCCGACGGCGTACGGCGCCGCTACGAGGTCGGCCGCCACGGCGACCGCGTGTACGTCGGAGCCACGGCGCTGACCGCCCTGCCCCGCTTCCCCGACCCGGAGGCCGACCACGCCCCCGGCTCCCTCCTCGCCCCGATGCCCGGCACGGTGGTCCGCATCGCCGAGGGCGTCACGGAGGGCGCGAGCGTGGAGGCCGGCCGGCCCCTGCTCTGGCTGGAGGCGATGAAGATGCAGCACGAGATCACGGCGCCCGCGACAGGAACGCTCACCACCCTCCACGCGACCCCAGGCCAGCAGGTGGAGCTCGGCGCCCTCCTGGCGGTGGTGGAGGAAACCCCCTGA
- a CDS encoding 4-coumarate--CoA ligase family protein — translation MFRSDYADVTPVELPIHEAVLARAAEFGSVPALIDGTDGTTLTYEQLDRFHRRVAAGLAEAGVRKGDVLALHSPNTIAFPTAFYAATRAGASVTTVHPLATPEEFAKQLEDCAARWIVTVSPLLDSARRAAELAGGVEEIFVCDSAPGHRSLIDMLACTAPEPAVDIDPAEDVAALPYSSGTTGVPKGVMLTHRQIATNLAQLQPSITAGPGDRILAVLPFFHIYGLTALMNAPLRQGATVVVLPRFELETFLAAVQNHRITALYVAPPIVLALAKHPLVAAYDLSSLKHVISAAAPLDAHLAAACAQRLGLPPVGQAYGMTELSPGTHVVPLDLMAEAPPGTVGKLIAGTEMRIVSLDDPGKDLGPGEPGEILIRGPQVMKGYLGRPDATAAMIDGGGTSRSSGAESGGGWLHTGDVGHVDEGGWLFVVDRVKELIKYKGFQVAPAELEALLLTHPGVADAAVIGVYDEDGSEVPHAFVVRHPSAPDLTEGEVMTYVAERVAPYKRVRHVTFTDGVPRAASGKILRRELRAAHEEPS, via the coding sequence ATGTTCCGCAGCGACTACGCAGACGTCACGCCGGTCGAACTCCCCATCCACGAGGCGGTGCTCGCACGCGCCGCCGAGTTCGGGAGCGTCCCGGCCCTGATCGACGGCACCGACGGCACCACCCTCACCTACGAACAGCTGGACCGCTTCCACCGGCGGGTCGCCGCCGGACTCGCCGAGGCGGGCGTGCGCAAGGGGGACGTGCTCGCCCTGCACAGCCCCAACACGATCGCCTTCCCCACCGCCTTCTACGCGGCCACCCGCGCGGGCGCCTCCGTCACCACCGTGCACCCCCTGGCCACCCCCGAGGAGTTCGCCAAGCAGCTCGAAGACTGCGCGGCCCGCTGGATCGTCACCGTGTCCCCCCTGCTGGACAGCGCGCGCAGGGCCGCCGAACTCGCGGGCGGCGTCGAGGAGATCTTCGTCTGCGACAGCGCGCCCGGACACCGCTCCCTGATCGACATGCTCGCCTGCACGGCCCCCGAGCCGGCCGTCGACATCGACCCGGCCGAGGACGTCGCCGCGCTGCCGTACTCCTCCGGCACCACCGGCGTCCCCAAGGGCGTGATGCTCACCCACCGGCAGATCGCCACCAACCTCGCCCAGCTCCAGCCGTCCATCACGGCGGGTCCCGGCGACCGCATCCTCGCCGTGCTGCCGTTCTTCCACATCTACGGCCTCACCGCGCTGATGAACGCCCCGCTGCGGCAGGGCGCCACCGTCGTCGTGCTGCCGCGCTTCGAGCTGGAGACGTTCCTCGCCGCCGTCCAGAACCACCGCATCACCGCCCTGTACGTCGCCCCGCCGATCGTGCTGGCCCTCGCCAAGCACCCGCTCGTCGCCGCGTACGACCTCTCCTCCCTGAAGCACGTCATCAGCGCCGCCGCGCCCCTGGACGCGCACCTCGCCGCCGCCTGCGCGCAGCGGCTCGGCCTGCCGCCGGTCGGGCAGGCGTACGGCATGACGGAGCTGTCGCCCGGCACCCACGTCGTCCCGCTGGACCTCATGGCGGAGGCCCCGCCCGGCACCGTCGGCAAGCTCATCGCCGGCACCGAGATGCGGATCGTCTCCCTCGACGATCCCGGCAAGGACCTCGGGCCGGGCGAGCCCGGGGAGATCCTCATCCGCGGCCCGCAGGTGATGAAGGGCTACCTCGGGCGCCCCGACGCCACCGCCGCGATGATCGACGGTGGGGGCACCTCCCGCTCGAGCGGAGCCGAGAGTGGGGGAGGCTGGCTGCACACCGGGGACGTCGGCCACGTCGATGAGGGAGGCTGGCTGTTCGTCGTCGACCGGGTGAAGGAGCTGATCAAGTACAAGGGCTTCCAGGTCGCGCCCGCCGAGCTGGAGGCGCTGCTGCTCACCCACCCCGGCGTCGCCGACGCGGCCGTCATCGGCGTCTACGACGAGGACGGCAGCGAGGTCCCGCACGCCTTCGTCGTCCGCCACCCCTCCGCCCCGGACCTCACCGAGGGCGAGGTCATGACGTACGTCGCCGAACGCGTCGCCCCGTACAAGCGGGTCCGGCACGTCACCTTCACCGACGGCGTGCCCCGCGCCGCCTCCGGAAAGATCCTGCGCCGCGAACTGAGGGCGGCGCACGAGGAGCCCTCGTGA
- a CDS encoding TetR/AcrR family transcriptional regulator codes for MGGVSTADRAGRFPKQDRSRATRQRLLEAAVACLAEHGWAGSTVSVVAERAGVSRGAAQHHFPTREDLFTAAVEYVAEERSTALRALFPDGAAAHDRRAVVAALVGLYTGPLFRAALHLWVAASNEEQLRPRVTELELRVGRDAHRIAVELLGADESRPGVRETVQGFLDMARGLGLATLLTDDAARRDRVVAQWADLLDDALG; via the coding sequence ATGGGTGGTGTGAGCACGGCCGACCGTGCCGGACGGTTCCCCAAGCAGGACCGCAGCCGGGCCACCCGGCAGCGGCTGCTGGAGGCCGCCGTGGCCTGCCTCGCCGAACACGGCTGGGCGGGCTCCACGGTCTCCGTCGTCGCCGAACGCGCGGGCGTCTCCCGGGGCGCCGCCCAGCACCACTTCCCGACCCGGGAGGACCTGTTCACGGCCGCCGTGGAGTACGTCGCCGAGGAACGCTCCACGGCCCTGCGCGCCCTCTTCCCCGACGGCGCCGCCGCCCACGACCGCCGGGCGGTGGTCGCCGCCCTCGTCGGCCTCTACACCGGCCCCCTGTTCCGCGCCGCCCTGCACCTGTGGGTGGCCGCGTCCAACGAGGAGCAGCTGCGGCCGCGGGTGACCGAGCTGGAGCTGCGCGTCGGGCGCGACGCGCACCGCATCGCCGTGGAGCTCCTCGGCGCCGACGAGTCCCGCCCCGGCGTCCGGGAGACCGTCCAGGGCTTCCTCGACATGGCCCGCGGCCTGGGCCTCGCCACCCTCCTCACCGACGACGCCGCCCGCCGCGACCGGGTGGTCGCCCAGTGGGCGGACCTGCTGGACGACGCCCTGGGCTGA
- a CDS encoding citrate synthase 2, whose translation MSDFVPGLEGVVAFETEIAEPDKEGGALRYRGVDIEDLVGHVSFGNVWGLLVDGAFAPGLPPAEPFPIPVHSGDIRVDVQSALAMLAPVWGLKPLLDIDAEQAREDLARAAVMALSYVAQSARGQGLPMVPQSEIDKAESVVERFMIRWRGEPDPKHVAAVDAYWTSAAEHGMNASTFTARVIASTGADVAAALSGAVGAMSGPLHGGAPSRVLHMIEEIERTGDAEAYVKRTLDKGERLMGFGHRVYRAEDPRARVLRRTARELGAPRYEVAEALEKAALAELHARRPDRVLATNVEFWAAIVLDFAEVPAHMFTSMFTCARTAGWSAHILEQKRTGRLVRPSARYVGPGSRDPREIEGYTSLAR comes from the coding sequence ATGTCCGACTTCGTACCCGGGCTCGAAGGAGTCGTCGCGTTCGAGACGGAGATCGCCGAACCGGACAAGGAGGGCGGCGCCCTGCGCTACCGGGGCGTCGACATCGAGGATCTGGTCGGGCACGTCTCCTTCGGCAACGTGTGGGGGCTGCTCGTCGACGGGGCGTTCGCCCCCGGACTGCCGCCCGCCGAGCCGTTCCCCATCCCCGTGCACTCCGGCGACATACGCGTCGACGTGCAGTCCGCGCTCGCCATGCTCGCCCCCGTGTGGGGCCTGAAACCGCTCCTCGACATCGATGCCGAGCAGGCCCGCGAGGACCTCGCCCGCGCCGCCGTCATGGCCCTGTCGTACGTCGCCCAGTCGGCGCGCGGCCAGGGGCTGCCGATGGTGCCGCAGAGCGAGATCGACAAGGCCGAGTCGGTCGTCGAGCGCTTCATGATCCGCTGGCGCGGCGAGCCCGACCCCAAGCACGTCGCCGCCGTCGACGCGTACTGGACGTCGGCCGCCGAGCACGGCATGAACGCCTCCACGTTCACCGCCCGCGTCATCGCCTCCACCGGCGCGGACGTCGCCGCCGCCCTCTCCGGGGCCGTCGGCGCCATGTCCGGCCCGCTGCACGGCGGCGCGCCCTCGCGCGTGCTGCACATGATCGAGGAGATCGAGCGCACCGGGGACGCCGAGGCGTATGTCAAGCGGACCCTCGACAAGGGCGAGCGCCTGATGGGGTTCGGCCACCGCGTCTACCGCGCGGAGGACCCGCGCGCCCGCGTGCTGCGCCGCACCGCCCGCGAGCTGGGCGCGCCGCGCTACGAGGTCGCCGAGGCGCTGGAGAAGGCCGCCCTGGCCGAGCTGCACGCCCGCCGCCCGGACCGGGTGCTGGCCACGAACGTGGAGTTCTGGGCCGCGATCGTGCTGGACTTCGCCGAGGTGCCGGCCCACATGTTCACGTCGATGTTCACCTGCGCCCGCACCGCGGGCTGGTCGGCGCACATCCTGGAGCAGAAGCGCACGGGCCGTCTGGTCCGCCCGTCGGCCCGCTACGTGGGCCCGGGCTCGCGCGACCCGCGCGAGATCGAGGGCTACACGTCCCTCGCCCGCTGA